A DNA window from Roseovarius sp. Pro17 contains the following coding sequences:
- the smpB gene encoding SsrA-binding protein SmpB, whose amino-acid sequence MAKTDENKNYKVVAENRRARYDYAIEDDIECGIILEGSEVKSLREGGANIAESYASVEDGELFLVNSYIAPYKQAKTFGHDEKRRRKLLVSRREMARLWSDTQRKGMTLVPLVLYFNHRGLAKLKIGIAKGKKNHDKRESEAKRDWGRQKQRLLKDNR is encoded by the coding sequence ATGGCAAAAACTGATGAGAACAAGAATTACAAGGTGGTCGCCGAAAACCGGCGCGCGCGGTATGATTATGCCATCGAGGACGATATCGAATGCGGTATCATCCTTGAGGGGTCCGAGGTGAAATCGCTACGCGAAGGCGGCGCGAATATCGCCGAGAGCTATGCAAGCGTCGAGGATGGTGAGCTGTTTCTGGTGAACAGCTACATCGCCCCCTACAAGCAGGCCAAGACATTCGGCCATGATGAAAAGCGTCGACGCAAGCTGCTGGTGTCGCGCCGCGAGATGGCGCGGCTGTGGTCCGATACGCAGCGCAAGGGCATGACGCTGGTCCCGCTGGTCCTCTATTTTAACCATCGCGGTTTGGCCAAGCTGAAGATCGGCATCGCCAAGGGCAAGAAGAACCACGACAAGCGCGAAAGCGAAGCCAAGCGCGACTGGGGCCGTCAAAAGCAGCGCTTGTTAAAGGACAACCGCTGA
- a CDS encoding zinc ribbon domain-containing protein YjdM, which produces MNDTLPPCPECASAYTYQVDALLICPECAHEWSPDAQSDDAAEVRDSVGNVLADGDTVTVIKDLKVKGSSSVVKVGTKVRGIRLVDGDHDIDCKVPGIGQMGLKSQFVKKVSE; this is translated from the coding sequence ATGAATGACACCCTGCCTCCATGCCCCGAATGTGCGTCTGCCTACACCTATCAGGTCGACGCGCTGCTGATCTGTCCTGAATGCGCTCATGAATGGTCACCGGATGCGCAGTCCGACGATGCCGCCGAGGTGCGCGACAGTGTGGGCAACGTTCTGGCAGACGGCGATACGGTGACGGTGATCAAGGATCTGAAGGTCAAGGGATCGTCGTCGGTGGTCAAGGTCGGGACCAAGGTTCGCGGTATCCGGCTGGTCGACGGCGATCACGATATCGACTGCAAGGTGCCGGGGATCGGCCAGATGGGCCTGAAATCCCAGTTCGTCAAGAAGGTGTCCGAATAG
- the rpsD gene encoding 30S ribosomal protein S4 produces the protein MTKRTSAKYKLDRRMGENIWGRPKSPVNRREYGPGQHGQRRKAKISDFGLQLRAKQKLKGYYGDLTEKQFKRVYIEAARVKGDTGENLIGLLERRLDAVVYRAKFVPTVFAARQFVNHGHVKVNGKRVNIPSYRVKEGDVIEVRDQSKQLAVLLEAVQLAERDVPDYIDADHSKMTATFVRTPGLSDVPYAVVMEPNLVIEFYAQN, from the coding sequence GTGACCAAACGCACGTCTGCCAAGTACAAACTAGACCGCCGCATGGGCGAAAACATTTGGGGTCGCCCCAAATCACCCGTCAATCGCCGTGAATACGGCCCCGGCCAGCACGGTCAGCGCCGCAAGGCCAAGATTTCTGACTTTGGTCTGCAGCTGCGCGCCAAGCAGAAGCTCAAGGGCTATTACGGCGACCTGACCGAAAAGCAGTTCAAGCGCGTCTACATCGAGGCCGCCCGCGTCAAGGGTGACACCGGCGAGAACCTGATCGGCCTGCTCGAGCGTCGCCTTGATGCCGTCGTTTACCGTGCCAAGTTCGTGCCGACCGTATTCGCCGCCCGCCAGTTCGTGAACCATGGCCACGTCAAGGTGAACGGCAAGCGCGTCAACATCCCCTCCTACCGCGTGAAAGAGGGTGACGTGATCGAGGTCCGCGACCAGTCCAAGCAGTTGGCCGTCCTTCTCGAGGCCGTTCAACTGGCCGAACGTGACGTACCTGACTACATCGACGCCGATCACTCGAAAATGACCGCGACCTTCGTGCGCACACCCGGCCTCAGCGACGTGCCTTATGCCGTCGTGATGGAGCCGAACTTGGTCATCGAATTCTACGCGCAGAACTAA
- the hisC gene encoding histidinol-phosphate transaminase: protein MSNITPQPGILDITLYQGGDAHVPGVANAVKLSSNENPFGPSDAAKEAFRKASYHLHRYPSSDHASLRYAIAEVHGLDAERVICGAGSDEIIAFLCQAYAGPGDEVIHTEHGFGMYRISTLANGATPVEVRERERVTDVDAILAACNAATKLVFIANPNNPTGTMIGEGEIARLAAGLPGHVLLVLDGAYAEYVEGYDGGAALVEARQNVVMTRTFSKLYGLGGLRVGWGYGPEHVMNVLARVRGPFNLSSAALAAAEAAVRDTEWATKCRQGNTRWRAWMAEALAEHGVPSDTSLANFILARFASQAEAEACDNHLKSEGLIVRRVAGYNLPNCLRITVGDEASCRRVAHAVGQFMATAR from the coding sequence ATGAGCAATATCACACCGCAGCCGGGTATTCTGGACATCACGCTCTATCAGGGCGGGGACGCGCATGTGCCGGGTGTCGCCAACGCGGTCAAGCTTAGCTCGAACGAGAATCCCTTTGGTCCCAGCGACGCTGCCAAGGAGGCGTTTCGCAAGGCATCCTATCATCTGCACCGCTATCCGTCCTCGGACCACGCATCGCTGCGCTATGCTATCGCCGAGGTTCACGGGCTTGACGCTGAGCGTGTCATATGCGGCGCGGGCAGCGATGAAATCATTGCCTTTCTGTGTCAAGCTTACGCGGGGCCCGGCGACGAGGTGATCCATACCGAGCACGGATTTGGCATGTATCGCATCAGCACGCTGGCCAATGGTGCGACCCCCGTCGAAGTGCGCGAGCGCGAGCGCGTGACGGATGTCGATGCGATCCTCGCCGCCTGCAACGCGGCGACGAAGCTGGTCTTTATCGCCAATCCGAACAATCCCACCGGCACGATGATCGGCGAGGGCGAGATCGCGCGCCTCGCCGCTGGTCTGCCGGGTCATGTGTTGCTGGTGCTGGACGGCGCCTATGCCGAGTATGTCGAGGGTTATGATGGCGGCGCCGCATTGGTCGAGGCGCGCCAGAATGTCGTGATGACGCGCACCTTTTCCAAACTATACGGGCTGGGCGGTCTGCGCGTCGGCTGGGGCTATGGCCCCGAACACGTGATGAACGTGCTCGCCCGTGTGCGCGGCCCCTTCAATCTTAGCTCTGCCGCACTTGCCGCCGCCGAAGCTGCGGTGCGTGACACCGAATGGGCCACGAAATGCCGCCAGGGCAACACCCGGTGGCGCGCCTGGATGGCCGAGGCGCTGGCCGAGCATGGCGTGCCGTCCGATACGTCGCTGGCCAATTTTATCCTCGCGCGCTTTGCCTCTCAGGCCGAGGCCGAGGCCTGCGACAATCATCTGAAATCCGAGGGCCTGATCGTACGTCGCGTGGCGGGCTACAACCTGCCCAATTGCCTGCGCATTACTGTCGGGGATGAGGCCAGCTGCCGCCGCGTCGCGCATGCAGTGGGTCAATTCATGGCAACGGCCCGATGA
- a CDS encoding prephenate/arogenate dehydrogenase family protein has translation MSVIYDRVALIGLGLIAGSMSLAIRRAGLAGEVVGYARSAETRDIAREIGLCDRICDSAAEAVEGADLVVLCVPVGVMGAVAEEIAPGLKPGATVSDVGSVKRAVIEAVAPHLPENVHFVPAHPLAGTEHSGPRSGFAELFDNRWCLIVPPEGADRAAVERLEALWQGMGALTDEMDADHHDLVLAVTSHTPHLIAYTMVGVADDLRRVTDSEVIKYSAAGFRDFTRIAASDPTMWRDVFLNNREATLEILGRFTEELFALQRAIRTGDGDHLHEYFTRTRAIRRGIIEAGQDTDAPDFGRARGR, from the coding sequence ATGAGCGTGATCTATGATCGCGTCGCGTTGATTGGCCTTGGACTGATTGCTGGGTCAATGTCTCTGGCGATCCGCCGTGCGGGCCTTGCGGGCGAGGTCGTGGGATATGCGCGCTCAGCCGAGACGCGGGATATCGCGCGTGAGATCGGGCTGTGCGATCGCATCTGCGACAGTGCCGCCGAGGCGGTGGAGGGCGCCGATCTGGTCGTTCTGTGCGTGCCGGTCGGCGTCATGGGCGCTGTCGCAGAGGAAATCGCACCCGGCCTCAAGCCCGGCGCGACGGTCAGCGATGTCGGCTCGGTCAAGCGTGCGGTGATCGAAGCGGTTGCGCCACATCTGCCTGAAAATGTGCATTTCGTCCCCGCGCATCCACTCGCGGGCACCGAACATTCGGGACCGCGCTCTGGCTTTGCCGAATTGTTCGACAATCGCTGGTGCCTGATCGTGCCGCCGGAGGGTGCAGATCGCGCCGCCGTCGAGCGGTTGGAGGCGCTTTGGCAGGGGATGGGTGCGCTGACCGATGAGATGGATGCGGACCATCACGATCTGGTGCTGGCTGTGACCAGCCACACGCCGCACCTCATTGCCTACACGATGGTGGGCGTTGCCGACGATCTGCGCCGCGTGACCGATAGCGAAGTCATCAAATACTCCGCCGCTGGTTTCCGCGACTTTACCCGCATCGCCGCCAGCGATCCGACCATGTGGCGCGACGTTTTCCTGAACAATCGCGAGGCGACGCTGGAAATTCTGGGGCGCTTCACCGAAGAGTTGTTTGCGCTGCAACGGGCAATACGCACCGGTGACGGCGATCATCTGCACGAATATTTCACGCGCACCCGCGCGATTCGGCGCGGCATCATTGAGGCGGGGCAGGACACCGACGCGCCCGATTTCGGCAGGGCGCGAGGCAGATGA
- a CDS encoding extensin family protein, which translates to MAALVAAASAAVAGAPETSMRPVARPDTAQTPTAVQTPTAIQQTVSEPAQMTRPVSRPAGLPRREESPVKMQDRPVAERFSPSGRDRLGDRPERIQTPAPKTIKQERGGILASLRPLLRPLGVRREAAKRKEMRARGAVCGDPAIQGEAIGRVPGRIKGCGVDGAVKVRSINGVSLSQHAVMDCRTAGAIKSWIAKGMKPAVGGYGGGVAQLRVAAHYACRSRNNQKGAKISEHGKGHAIDIAGFQLRDGRTITVLSDWGGGQKGRILDQMHRSACGPFGTVLGPNSDKFHQDHFHFDTARYRSGSYCR; encoded by the coding sequence ATGGCTGCTCTCGTCGCCGCCGCGAGCGCCGCAGTCGCAGGCGCGCCCGAAACCTCGATGCGCCCGGTTGCACGGCCAGACACTGCTCAGACGCCCACCGCAGTCCAGACGCCCACCGCAATTCAGCAGACCGTCAGCGAACCGGCCCAAATGACGCGCCCCGTCTCGCGTCCAGCGGGCCTGCCGCGCCGGGAAGAGTCGCCCGTTAAGATGCAGGACCGCCCCGTCGCCGAAAGGTTCAGCCCGTCGGGTCGCGACCGCTTGGGCGACCGTCCCGAACGTATCCAAACGCCCGCCCCAAAGACTATTAAGCAGGAGCGCGGCGGCATTCTAGCCTCGCTGCGCCCGCTCTTGCGCCCCTTGGGCGTGCGGCGCGAGGCCGCCAAGCGCAAGGAAATGCGCGCCCGCGGTGCCGTCTGCGGCGATCCGGCCATCCAGGGCGAGGCCATCGGTCGCGTGCCGGGTCGGATCAAGGGCTGCGGCGTGGACGGCGCGGTCAAGGTGCGCAGCATAAACGGCGTGTCGCTGAGCCAGCATGCGGTCATGGACTGCCGCACGGCCGGCGCGATAAAGTCATGGATTGCCAAGGGGATGAAGCCCGCCGTCGGTGGATATGGCGGCGGTGTTGCGCAGCTACGGGTGGCCGCGCATTACGCCTGCCGTAGCCGCAATAACCAGAAGGGCGCCAAGATTTCCGAACACGGAAAGGGCCACGCCATCGACATAGCCGGATTTCAATTGCGCGATGGGCGCACTATCACGGTTCTCTCGGATTGGGGCGGGGGGCAAAAAGGGCGCATTCTTGACCAGATGCATCGGTCAGCTTGTGGACCGTTCGGCACGGTTTTGGGACCGAATTCCGACAAGTTTCACCAAGATCATTTCCACTTTGATACCGCGCGCTATCGCAGCGGCAGTTATTGCAGGTAA
- a CDS encoding DUF2125 domain-containing protein, protein MRILLAIVITAAVAWAGYWFIGSSALKSGIATWFDARRTEGWVADYSELSVQGFPNRFDTTLTDLQLADPASGMGWQAPFLQLMTLSYMPNHVIAVWPHEQRIVTPSGAYVLSSTDMRASLVVEASTALAPKRSTLTAEGLTLTPEAGTGAFSATSLRLAAERGEDAPDTDDPRYHLGLAAEGAAPPAPLLAQLDVASTLPRVIDTLSADITVDFTAPWDRYAIEEARPQPTRVDVTRMAANWGTMTLEASGILDVDAFGTPDGAITIKARNWRDILQLAEGAGALTPDAAAAAERALSLLANASDSDKTVEITLELEGGRVWLGPLPIAAAPVMRLR, encoded by the coding sequence ATGCGGATACTGCTGGCAATCGTCATCACGGCGGCGGTGGCTTGGGCCGGATACTGGTTCATCGGGTCCAGCGCGTTGAAATCCGGCATTGCCACATGGTTCGATGCGCGCCGCACCGAGGGGTGGGTGGCCGACTATTCGGAGCTATCGGTGCAGGGCTTTCCCAATCGGTTCGATACCACGCTCACTGATCTGCAACTGGCCGATCCGGCGTCAGGGATGGGCTGGCAGGCGCCGTTCCTTCAGCTGATGACGCTCAGCTATATGCCGAACCACGTGATCGCGGTCTGGCCACATGAGCAGCGCATCGTTACCCCCAGCGGCGCCTATGTGCTGAGCAGCACCGACATGCGCGCATCCCTTGTGGTCGAGGCCAGCACCGCACTGGCCCCCAAGCGATCAACGCTGACCGCTGAGGGGCTGACGCTGACGCCCGAGGCTGGCACGGGCGCGTTCTCGGCCACGTCGCTCAGGCTGGCTGCAGAGCGTGGCGAGGATGCACCCGACACCGACGATCCACGCTACCATCTGGGCCTCGCCGCCGAGGGGGCAGCCCCGCCTGCGCCGCTGCTGGCGCAACTCGACGTCGCGAGCACTCTGCCGCGCGTGATCGACACGCTCAGCGCGGATATCACCGTCGATTTTACCGCGCCGTGGGATCGCTACGCCATCGAAGAGGCCCGCCCCCAACCGACGCGCGTGGACGTCACGCGCATGGCGGCCAATTGGGGGACCATGACGCTGGAGGCGTCGGGTATTCTGGACGTGGACGCATTCGGCACTCCCGATGGGGCCATAACGATCAAGGCGCGAAACTGGCGCGACATTCTACAGCTTGCTGAGGGCGCAGGCGCGCTGACGCCGGACGCAGCGGCAGCAGCCGAGAGGGCACTATCGCTGCTGGCAAATGCATCGGACAGCGACAAGACTGTGGAGATAACGCTGGAACTCGAGGGCGGGCGCGTCTGGCTGGGCCCATTGCCCATCGCCGCCGCGCCGGTGATGCGCCTGCGCTGA
- a CDS encoding gamma-glutamylcyclotransferase produces MTMWVFGYGSLVWNPGFEVASQQIATLPDYARSFCMRSIHHRGTEKEPGLVLALDEAHGAQCQGVALAVGEGQEAETLEYLRARELISSAYLERDLDLRLEDGRVVRAVTYVIDPYHVQYCGALPLEEQARIIARAVGDRGANTEYLYNTASHLTDLGIADSDLEWLAARVRGLCA; encoded by the coding sequence ATGACGATGTGGGTGTTCGGCTATGGATCGCTGGTGTGGAATCCCGGCTTTGAGGTGGCGAGCCAGCAGATCGCGACACTGCCGGACTATGCGCGCAGCTTTTGCATGCGCTCGATCCACCATCGCGGCACCGAAAAAGAGCCGGGGCTGGTGCTGGCCCTTGACGAGGCGCACGGCGCGCAGTGCCAAGGCGTCGCGCTGGCCGTCGGCGAGGGGCAGGAGGCTGAGACGCTGGAGTATCTGCGCGCACGCGAGCTGATATCGTCGGCTTACCTCGAACGGGATCTGGATCTGCGTCTTGAGGATGGCCGCGTTGTGCGCGCCGTGACCTATGTGATCGACCCTTATCACGTGCAATATTGCGGCGCACTGCCCCTTGAGGAACAGGCGCGCATCATTGCCCGCGCCGTCGGCGACCGGGGGGCGAACACCGAATATCTCTACAACACCGCGTCGCACCTGACCGACCTTGGCATCGCAGATTCCGACCTTGAATGGCTAGCGGCGCGTGTGCGGGGGCTGTGCGCTTAA
- a CDS encoding biopolymer transporter ExbB — protein sequence MDQPDREVEPNFSEPWRQIVIMFLVLVLAALGAFMALPRVLPVFEANPYLNGFIGFVFLIGVVACFWQVFQLIGSVRWLESFAGDVPGHEMTKPPLLLAPLATLLRQRGKRMQISQSSARSMQDMVAQRIDEAREITRYIVNVLIFLGLLGTFYGLATTVPALVETIRGLAPREGEAGVEVFTRLMTGLQSQLGGMGVAFASSLLGLAGSLIVGLLELFAGHGQNRFYRELEEWMSTITRVGFAGTDSEGSAEQALLTGIIDQMSEQMESLQLMLTQSDITRAASDEQVAGLAAAVARLADGTDDAGTHAALGRVADGQERLIEALSARETPSQETVLDAESRMRLRSIDVQMLRILEEISAGRQESMSELRTDLAGLRAALQGTSTARRSYRDAPGISSGFGDPPEQEG from the coding sequence ATGGACCAGCCGGACCGCGAGGTCGAGCCGAATTTTTCTGAACCTTGGCGCCAGATCGTCATCATGTTTCTGGTGCTGGTGCTGGCGGCGTTGGGCGCGTTCATGGCGCTGCCGCGCGTGCTACCGGTGTTCGAGGCCAATCCCTATCTGAATGGATTTATCGGGTTTGTTTTCCTGATCGGCGTCGTTGCCTGCTTTTGGCAGGTGTTCCAGCTGATCGGATCGGTGCGCTGGCTTGAGAGTTTTGCAGGCGACGTGCCGGGCCACGAGATGACCAAGCCGCCGCTGCTGCTGGCACCTCTTGCGACGCTGCTGCGCCAGCGGGGCAAGCGGATGCAAATCTCGCAATCCTCGGCCCGCTCAATGCAGGATATGGTCGCGCAGCGCATCGACGAAGCGCGCGAGATCACGCGCTATATCGTCAACGTGTTGATATTTCTCGGCCTTCTCGGCACATTTTATGGCCTTGCCACGACCGTTCCGGCACTGGTCGAGACCATTCGCGGTCTCGCCCCGCGAGAGGGCGAAGCTGGCGTCGAGGTGTTCACCCGTCTGATGACGGGCCTGCAATCGCAGTTGGGCGGGATGGGCGTCGCTTTTGCCTCGTCTCTGTTGGGCCTTGCTGGATCGCTGATCGTCGGCCTGCTCGAACTGTTCGCGGGGCACGGACAGAACCGGTTCTATCGCGAGCTTGAGGAATGGATGTCGACCATCACGCGCGTCGGGTTCGCTGGAACCGATAGCGAGGGTAGCGCCGAGCAGGCGCTGCTGACTGGCATCATTGACCAGATGAGCGAGCAGATGGAATCGCTGCAGTTGATGCTAACGCAATCGGACATCACCCGCGCCGCATCAGATGAGCAGGTGGCAGGGCTGGCCGCTGCCGTCGCTCGCCTTGCCGATGGCACGGATGACGCTGGTACTCACGCGGCGCTAGGCCGGGTTGCCGACGGACAAGAGCGCTTGATCGAAGCGTTGAGCGCGCGCGAGACACCATCGCAAGAGACGGTCCTTGACGCCGAAAGCCGCATGCGTCTGCGCTCGATCGACGTCCAGATGTTGCGCATCCTCGAGGAAATCAGCGCCGGCAGACAAGAAAGCATGAGCGAGTTGCGCACCGATCTGGCCGGGCTGCGCGCGGCGTTGCAAGGCACGAGTACGGCCCGGCGCAGCTATCGCGATGCGCCCGGCATCAGTTCGGGCTTCGGCGATCCCCCGGAGCAGGAGGGCTAG
- a CDS encoding peptidoglycan -binding protein encodes MALSRRTGQRFQASIWPGFVDAMTGLLLVLMFVLTIFMVVQFALRETITGQATELDTLSAEVAALSRALGLEQDRSATLGERVGALTTTLGDARQRQEEQTALIASLTARNEAADARIASFEQQVAGLLAQRDTALGQVDDLEAARDTLVSDKEALQLAIASLRDEVNAEAEAARLAAAQRDALEALAADLRAEAGETETQLSDAEAARLAQAAAAKALRDKLKNSQAELTAMTLALEEQRRRAEETLTLLAAARKGSTDLEAELAAALAARRDEGAEVASLSADLDAARTRTAELEAQLAADGLAGDARLEALRAEVAERADAAQAANARVAALEAELAALKADQQLSQEDVRAKLAAALAAQLAAEEEAGTQMSAAEERAALLSEARKTLTTQKAKTEKAEREQELLNQQVAALRDQLGQLQALLDDSKVREAASDVQVQSLGQDLNAALARVASEEKRRREAEEEKRKLLEAEKQDLEKYRSEFFGRLRDVLGNQEGIRIEGDRFVFSSEVLFAVGQATLSNSGKNEIAKVAEILRNVASDIPEGIEWIIRVDGHTDNVPIRGGADFADNWELSQARALSVVRYMIDFLGLPPDRLAANGFGQYQPIAPGSSAEARAQNRRIELKFTEK; translated from the coding sequence ATGGCCCTGTCGCGCCGCACCGGGCAACGTTTTCAGGCCTCGATCTGGCCGGGTTTCGTAGACGCGATGACCGGCCTTTTGCTGGTGCTGATGTTCGTGCTGACGATATTCATGGTTGTGCAATTCGCCCTGCGCGAGACGATCACCGGTCAGGCAACCGAGCTGGATACGCTATCCGCCGAGGTGGCCGCGCTGTCGCGTGCGCTGGGTCTTGAGCAGGACCGCAGCGCCACATTGGGGGAACGGGTCGGTGCGCTGACCACCACCTTGGGGGATGCCCGCCAACGCCAGGAGGAGCAGACAGCCCTGATCGCGTCGCTGACCGCACGCAACGAGGCGGCAGATGCCCGCATCGCCAGTTTTGAACAGCAGGTCGCAGGCCTTCTGGCGCAACGAGACACCGCGTTGGGGCAGGTCGACGACCTAGAGGCCGCCCGTGATACGCTGGTATCCGACAAGGAAGCGTTGCAATTGGCCATCGCAAGTCTGCGCGATGAGGTCAACGCCGAGGCCGAAGCAGCCCGCCTCGCCGCCGCGCAGCGCGACGCGTTGGAGGCGCTGGCCGCCGATCTGCGCGCCGAGGCGGGCGAGACAGAAACGCAGCTGAGTGACGCCGAGGCTGCGCGCCTCGCTCAGGCTGCCGCCGCCAAGGCATTGCGCGACAAGCTAAAGAACTCGCAGGCCGAACTGACCGCCATGACCCTCGCGCTGGAAGAACAGCGCCGCCGCGCCGAAGAGACGCTGACCCTGCTGGCCGCCGCCCGCAAGGGTAGCACAGACTTGGAAGCCGAACTGGCCGCCGCCCTCGCCGCGCGCCGCGACGAGGGAGCAGAGGTCGCCTCGCTGTCCGCTGACCTAGATGCTGCGCGCACCCGCACAGCCGAGCTGGAGGCGCAGTTGGCTGCAGACGGGCTGGCGGGCGATGCGCGGCTGGAGGCACTGCGCGCGGAGGTGGCAGAGCGCGCCGATGCTGCGCAGGCGGCCAACGCGCGTGTGGCGGCATTGGAGGCCGAGTTGGCCGCGCTGAAGGCCGATCAGCAGCTTTCCCAAGAGGACGTGCGCGCGAAACTCGCCGCTGCCCTCGCTGCCCAGCTGGCCGCCGAAGAGGAGGCCGGCACCCAGATGAGCGCCGCCGAAGAGCGCGCGGCCCTTCTGAGTGAAGCGCGAAAGACCCTGACCACGCAAAAGGCCAAGACCGAAAAGGCCGAGCGCGAACAGGAACTGCTGAACCAGCAGGTCGCGGCGCTACGTGATCAACTGGGGCAATTGCAGGCGCTTTTGGACGACTCAAAGGTGCGCGAGGCGGCGAGCGATGTGCAAGTCCAGTCACTGGGCCAGGACTTGAACGCGGCGCTCGCCCGCGTCGCATCTGAGGAAAAGCGCCGCCGCGAGGCCGAAGAGGAAAAGCGCAAGCTGTTGGAGGCGGAAAAGCAGGATTTAGAGAAATACCGCTCGGAGTTCTTTGGCCGTCTGCGCGACGTGCTGGGCAATCAGGAAGGAATTCGGATCGAGGGCGATCGTTTCGTATTCTCCTCCGAGGTGCTGTTCGCGGTGGGGCAGGCGACACTGTCGAACTCCGGCAAGAACGAGATCGCCAAGGTGGCCGAGATCCTGCGAAATGTAGCAAGCGACATCCCCGAGGGGATCGAGTGGATCATCCGCGTCGACGGGCATACGGATAACGTGCCGATCAGGGGCGGGGCCGATTTCGCTGACAACTGGGAGCTTAGTCAGGCGCGTGCGCTGTCTGTCGTGCGCTACATGATCGACTTTCTGGGCCTGCCGCCGGACAGACTGGCGGCAAACGGGTTTGGACAGTATCAGCCCATCGCCCCCGGAAGCAGCGCCGAGGCGCGGGCCCAAAATCGCCGGATCGAGTTGAAATTTACCGAAAAGTAG